agcaagTGCGTGCCCCCTGATGGCCATGGCCGGAAGCTAGATGTGGGCTGAGCTGGGGGCTGTGCGAGCCTCGGATGGGGACGACCGGGAGCTGGCCCACGCACAGGGCCACGGGTTGCAGCACTGGCCGTGGCCGGAGAGTGTGTCTTTCTTCACCCTAGGTGCGCGACAAAGGCTTGCAATTTGGCAGACATTTGGCTCTACGCCTGTACAGAATGAGGTGACCGACACTCTTCTAGGTGTTTTATGATGAATGGATTTGCGCGATACTTTTCCTTTTAAGGACACCTTTCAAATGCAGTAACCTCACACGGCGATGGTAATGGACAATGTTTGTTCCAAAAATGGTCCTAACGACAGCacaaacataaacataagcaAGAAATTCTGGCCATGCAAGTTCATGAAATTTCATCTCGTATTCTCGTGCCAATCTGAAACAGTGCCCGCGCACGCATATGCATTTGTCTGGAAGAAACATGGCAGGCAGCGCATGACCTGAGACCACCCCACCAGCACCGGCCTTGCCGGCCCATGCCCAACGAACTAACCGCCGCGCGCGACGCGAATGCGCGATGCGAGCGACCTCCCCCGAGGGCAGGGCAGGTGCGGCGCGCGCGCATGGCACCCACATGGAGCTGTTTCCCGGCACGGCGGGCTCGGTGGAGGGCGCTCCTCCGTCCGCGCGCGCGGCAGCCCAGCGGGCGTCGCCGATCGAGATGACACCGGCACGTGTGGGAGCCCACCATTGCCGTCGGGCCGGAGGAACCGCGGGCAGGGGCAGGGCGCCATGCACGCCATAAACGGCGCGACGGCGACCTCACGGGTCACGGCCGCACCCGCAGGCAACCACGCCACTTGCGTGGTGGCGCGGAGGATCTCGGCGATGGACGATCATGCCCCGCCGCGCTGCATGCCCGTACTATCTCGCCCTGATCTTATCGATCgatcgccggcgccggtgggcaAACGTAGCGGTAGCACCGTGGCTACTCTCGCGTAGGGTGGCATAGTGACGAGACATTCCAAACCACCCCCCCGCCCCGACTTGTTCAGATCACAGCTCACAGTTTTGATTCATCCGTTTGTTAGGTTTCGACGAAAGGACGTTAGCTAGCTTAATTACTTCTACCTAGCTAGCATCATTTATGAGTCGATTAGTTGCCTCGAAGAAGAATATTTGTGCTGAGTTCATGCGCTCGGATAACCACACTGTCACCGAAAGATCGTGCTCGTACACTCGCCGTACGTACAGCTGCGGTACCATGTAAAACAGCACAGAGATCGAAAACAACCCGCCTCAATATCCTCTGGTTTCCCAGCCGTCGTCGCCGATCACGCTCTCTTTGTCGCCGTCACGCCGCTGTCGATCCGAACCGGTCGCTATATCCTCACGTTGCGTGGaggccccggccggccgctggCCGTCGTCGCGTGCCGCCTGCACTGCaggggcgagcgcggcggcctccGATCGACACATGTCCCCGGCCGCATTTATCCGGAACAGTTATGCCGCCCCAACCGATCCGATCAGGTACGCCCCCGGCCGttagcccggccggccggccggccgacgggCGGATCGGCCCTCCCGATCGGTCGATGGAACGAGGCAGCGAGCGACCCCGCGGCCGCGGACGGAATTAAAGGGCAGCGAGAGGGACACTGCCCCCGGCCGCGAGCCCGCGACAGGGACGAGACGCGCGGAAACATGAGGGAGTTATGGCGCATATGCGCCTGTCGTCCGAGATATCTGCGCCCCGCCCGACGTgacccgcccgcccgcccccgccccggtCGATCGGCGGCCGGGTGCCGTGCCGTGCGCTGCAGGCCTTGCTCTGCAGCCGCGATCGGTCGCGCGCGGCGCGTGTCAACCCTCCAGCCCGGCGTGACGCCGACTCGCGCGGCGGCCGAGCCTACGTGAGCGCTTAGCTTATTtagccgcgccgccgaggcggagCCCACCCGGCGCCGGGCAGGCAACCCCGTCGATCTTGCCCCTCACCACATGGCCCTCTCGTTCGTCCGTTCCCCTTTGCCCGCCACacacggcggccgcgggggacGGACGTCCCACTCGGCGcccccgcaggccgcagcccCGGCGCCCGGTTCGTTCCCACTTCTCCGCGCGCTGATGGAGCGCCTCCTGATCCCAGAGAGGCCGGAGAGCAGCATCAGCGGGTCCACTCCAACCCGACAGCACGGCGCTACCCAGCTGTGCCGTGAAGCGACGCCCCGCACGCCCGCGGCCAGACGATCCATGCCACCATGCGCCTCAGCTGCCTGCCCCCGTCGCGGCGCGCGCTCACGTTTTAATCCACgggaggggcggggcggccgcgcgcgcgccgccgccgccgggtctcGCGAAACGGAACACCCCATACGTGCACATCGCTGCGGGCGGGGCGGGTACGCGCCCACGCGGGGTCACGTGGACGTATGCGTACGCTGTCCTCTGCTACCCCCCGCATCATTACCTTTCTGCTTCTCGTACCGCCACCACCAGCCGAGGACACCTGGCGCCGGCGCGAGATTTGCGTTCGTCGCGTGGGCGCGGCCGGGTGGTGAACCCGGCCAAAAGAGACGGGGATCCGCGCGGCGAGATGCCGGGCACGGGCATCTCGATCGGTGGATCGGCGGCCACCGATCTCGATCGGTGGATCGGCGGCCACCGATCTCGATCGGGAAGCGCGTAACGAGAGCGCGAGCGGCCACACTGTTGGGCAGGTGCTCGATACTgtgcggcgggcgggagcgatCGCGAGATGCGGCCGGGACGGGACACGGGGGATGGGATATGATCGGTCCGACACGGCCCCGATTGCGTTAGCTCGCGGTGCGCGGGGAGGGGGGGACAGGGGCATCTTGTGGGGGTCTGGTGGTGGCTCTCCGGTTGTTCCGGGACGGGGACGTGTCCTAGTTGAAGGGCCAGTTTAATTTCCCGCCGATCGGTTGGGACCGCCGGCCGGGTCACGTAAATTAACACCTCGCGGGCTCAGTAGTTTGTCACCGGAGTGTTGAGGACTCCACCAAGTCGCGCACTTTCGAGGACTTTTGTGAACATTTTGCTATGCAGAGTTCGTTTCATTGAATTCCTTTGCCGAGGATTCGATCTCTAGGTTTTGGGGACAAAAGTTCCACGTCACTATCCAGGTGATGTCCTCTTGTCCACACATAACTAGGTTTTCGGGACGTTTCCTCTTTGGTGGCCTCATGTACTTTtttggctgattttgttggtCATTATGTTGTGTATTAActaagattatgaaattcagcTAAACTTCGTGTTACATGGAGAAGCTTTCGGTGTACGACGagtttttttgttaaaaaaacttACAGCGAGTTTTTACATAGCGTGAAAAGGAGAGAAACCGCGGACTTTTCAGAGCAAGACGGCACAATCTACTTAGGTTATCAAGCTGATCAAGGAAGAGCTCGCATTGGCTCGGACTGTGTGCGGAGCTACTGAGATAATCTAGTCTCCAATATGTAGTGGTGTTGAGTTATTTTATTCTCCGAGTATAATTATAGCTATTAACAATATAAACCTGGCTTGTTTCCTTCTTAGCGCAGTACCAACCCTCCAAGTCAGCTAGTGTCCATATAATTAGCGCAGTACCAACCCTCCAAGTCAGCTAGTGTCCATATAATTAATTAGACTGCCACGTAAGCAAAAATACGATGTGGCATGTAAattaatgaggagagaggagaaaaggggaagaaaCGATTAGGACGGAGCTAGGTTGTAATTTCTGAGCACCCAGAAAAAATTCATAGTTTCTTGTTACCTCTAAATTTTCACCATGCTAGGCCTGTTCGGttctttagtccatggactagaGTTTAGTCGAGTTTAGTCTGCTTGGTTCCATgcactaaaatggactaaagttcATAAATATTGTTGAACAAAGATACTTTTACCCTTCTTCCTTGCCCCAGGTACCCCTGCGCCTACTCCTTCCTGGCGCCAACACTTCCTCTGTTgtctgctccctccctctctgttcctctccctcctcacctGCAGCAACCCGGCCCATCCCCATGGCCGCTGCTGCAGCAGCCCACCGGCACACCAAGCACCACCGCCTCTTCCCAGCCCCGACCCCATCGACGCCCTCGCCGATgagctcctcttcctcgtcctcgACCGTGTTGCCACCGCCGACCCGCGCGCGCTCAAGTCCTCCGCCCGCTCCAAGCCTACCTCCTTCCCGCCGTGCTCGCCCGATACCCGTCCGCATCCCACCTTGACTGCTCCCTCTACACGCGCGTCCCTAAGGGAGGGAGCAGACAGCAGAGGAAGTGATGAGCTACAACGACGGTGGCGGCCCCGGTCCCCTGCCTTCTCCTCAtccctctcttctcctctccttttccctctccctctccttctccctctcttcctgtTTCTTCCTTCTAGATCTCAATCGCAGCTTCAATGGCGTGAGGGCATGGGAGCGCAGTAGCGTGCGGTCTGGGCATCTGTTGCCTTCGGCGCGCGCCTCTGGCCGGCCCAGCGTAGCGGCGGGCTGCCATGGGGGACCGGCCTGGCGGCGCGCTGCGACGGTGCTGTGTGGCTTGGGACGGCTGCTGCCGTCAGTACACGGCCCTAGCCAGCGGCGGGGGCGACGGGAGCCAGGCGGGAGTACGGCGGGTGGGAAGGCAGCGGGGGCCGGGTGGGAGGCCGACAGCGGGGGCGGCAGAGGGAAGCCGCGCCCCCTCGATTGCCCCTGTCGGCCTTCCCTTCTAGTCATCGAAGAAGAAGCTTGATTCAGTGCCatctccttttcctcttctGCTGATTTGGTGAAGAAGATGCCCAATTCAGTGGATTGCTTGAAGAAGCCTGATTTGGTGCTCGATTTGGACGATTCGTGAGCTTGATTCGATGCGTGCATGTTGGAAGAACGACAGCAGCGCATAGCAGGTagccaaggaagaagaggagggcaCTCTGCCTCTGGGCTCGCTCGTGCCTGCGGCTTGCCCCTACCCCGTCGCATGCGCCGGCCGCTGCCACCCACCTTTCCCCACATCAAGAGTGCGCCCTACGATAGTGTCGGAGGCGGTGAGCACAGGAGCAAGCGCGGCGAGGTAGAGCGGCCCCACAAGGAGGAGGAGTAGCAGCAGGGCGGTGCGGCGATCCATGGCGTGCGAGGGGAGCGAGCGGGATGGCGTAGTGGTGTACCACTGGCCGCTAGAGTGGGAGGCTCTCAGCCGTGGTAGAAGTGATACGAGAGAGTTGCTGCTTCCCTGCCGGGGAAGAAGATGCTCAAATTTTAGGGATTTTCCACGGCTGTTTGGGGGTGATCAGATCTCCCGATGCCACTCATCAGTGTCAGTGTCAATGATCGTCTAGAAACATCAATGGATTCAATTAATAATACTGTAATAATTTAGTTTGGAAGCTGCGAGACATGGGTAGCGTTTATTGACTTGATGATCATCATTGGTCCGGGGTCACGTGACTGCTTCGGCCTCACCGACCCCGTCTCAAACATCATCCTCAATGCCATCGCGCTGCTATGCCACCGGGCGGCTCGAGGGGAGACCATGCCGTCACACCCGCTCGTGGCGCGCTCTTGGTACCAGATCGCCGACCACTCCGAGTCCGGCCTCCTCACCTTCATGACCGCCTACTTCCGCTACCTCAGCGATTGATTTTGACGGACGGAGGAAAATCGCGGTGCCACTGGAGACCCCTACGCGGGGGGGCTCCTGATCACGACGGCGCCGCTGGAGATCGCGACACGAGGGGGCTTCTGCTCACGGtggtgggaaaaaaaataacGGATCCTAATGGGCCCACTACGATGACGTGATTTGTTTTGAATTATTGGGGGGTAATTTTTAGCGATCTACTGTGGGCTAATAtgttttttgggaaaaaattttAGCATAGCTACCAATATCTcgttttgaggaagaattttttggaaaATTCTAGTCCATGGGAATCAAATACCCCTTAAGTTGAATGTCTACGGATGCTACTAAGGCGCCGCACCCTCTTTTATTCTCTCGTGCACGAAATCGTTTCGGCTTGGAATCCAACGCACCGAGACCCGAGCCAGCGCGCGTTGGCCGCCCTCCAGTTTTTTCCCCACTTATTTTCCTGGGCTCCACCAAGTCACCACCCACGCCAGCCGCCGCAACCGGCTCCAGCTCACGCCTGCCGCGCCTCGGCActcgtcgtcgacgccgcccatcgccgtcatggagggagaagaagacggGGAAGAAGAGCAGCTCGCGAATCGAACTCGTAACCTCTTCAATCGCAGCCTGGCTTCCCCATGGATCGAGCTCTTACCCGCTCAAATCGGCATCTCCCCCATCGGGATTGAGCTCCACTTTGCCCAGCTCGCAGCAGGCTGCCCACGGCGAGCCCCCGCGCCTGATCTTCTCTGTGTTTTGTTGAGCTCCATTCTATTCTAGCGACATTGTGCTGAAAGGTTATGGATTTGGTtgatgcacatgcacatgctaGTGTTGGAGTTCGTTGCAAGCTGCCAAGCTGGTCCTCGCAACAGGAACCTGCAAGATGGTCCTGCTGGAGCTCCTCACGGTCACGGGGATGCGAAGAGGACCGGCTCGGCTGTCCTCGCGCCGCAGCTCACGCACCTCATCTGCTCCGCGGCCACCCCCATCGCCGCTCGCACGAGGCCGTGCCGTCGTGGGCCTGCGCATGAGCTTCACCACAGCCTAGCCGCCCTCCCATGGTTAGAGGGCCGCTCCAGCTCGCGGCGTGACGGCCTGCGCTCGGCGTGGTGCCCCTGCTCCCCGGCTCACCACCGCGCAGCGCCCGCCGCGagcccagcagcagccgctCACGCCGGCGCGCGCTTGCTCAACGCAGATGCCCACGCTTTTGGCCCGCCGGCCGCTGCTCGCCctcggccccgccggccgcggctTGGAGGGTCTGAGAGCGGTGAGAAATGGTGCGATGGAAGTGCCGCGGATGGAGGAGAAAAGCGTCACAGTAATTTATTGGGTTAATCGGATCCATACCATTATAATTTTCTAATTCTTGACCACGCCACTGCTGTTTACACGTTGATGTGAAGAAACTACGCGTTGGGAACGTAGTTTCTGCAAGGAAAAATTTTGATGACACGGTAGCGTTGACACCACCCAAATACACCATGGTTAGGACTGCCCTTAGAGCATGTATAACTATATACTAATTAATAATTATATAAAAATGAAACATACAAAGCGCTGTCTATGAAACACCGTGAGTTGTGTAGTCATGGTATCTTCTAACGAAACTGCCTATTCGCAGTTTTCGCGAGagcgctcccccccccccccccccccccactctCTACCGTGTAGGCGTGCTATATTTTGTACTCCCTCCTactcaaattataggttattttagttttttaaatTCATTACTTttctatacatctagatatatactatgtctaggtgcatagcaaaatctataaacCTTAAAatgccaaaatgacctataatttggaacgggagAAGTAGATATTGCAGTTATATACTACCTCcatcccagaatatagctaGTTCTATCATTCAAATTTTGTCCCAGAATATAtcggaaaaagtccattttacacccctcacctatccactttatcCGCTTAACCCCCGGAACTAAATTTAGGTtcactttactcccctgaactatttcatttggtccaatcaaCCCCTAAttaattttctctttttttctccatgtacgagttgaattttgagttcaaattttgtgagcagatacaaaacatgatgccttatgttaaaaTATtgtactaagaatttttcatggttatttgcATAGGTcaggaatatttaatacgagCTTGATCTTAGATTTACAAAACTGTACAAAAAGTTATCATGAGAAACTggtaaaatttgaactcaaaactcaacttgtatgcaaagaaacaaaaagagaaatctaattaggaggtagattggaccaaatgaaatagttcgagggagtaaagtgagcctaaattttgcttagaggGTTAGGttgacaaagtaaataggtgaggggagtacaatggactttttcctaatATATCTATTTTTGTGTTCCCAAGTGGGTTATTTAGCATGAGATGTCTAAAATGCCCTCCATGCATGCAAATCAATTATGGTATCAATTAAATAGGAACTATTAATTAGCTCATGAAAACTAGGCAATAGGTCTTTTATTCTGCATCTTAATCTGTCTGGAAAACTCAGAAAATAGCTATATTATGGAACGGAAGGGAGGAGAAGGAGTATATGTCTTTAAATGACATAGCAGGGCCATGCTTTCTTTAAAAAGAACCCTCATAGCCAGCTGAATTTCTTTGCACGCggcaagtggaggaggaggggaaggttGGTATGCGGCCGCAGCTCATAACTGGCCGCGGGCCCACGGGCGTCTACGGTTGATGAGAGAGCGTAAGAGAGGGACACACATGGGCCCAGCCGCCCCGAATTTTCTCTGTAGAGATGTGCGCAACAGCGCCGGGCGCGGGCCGATTTCTTTACCACCCCACTGTATTGGCGCCATCACCTATCGCGTTACATCTTCCTGTTCCTGTTCCTGTTCCTGTACCCCCTGCCGTGACCCCGGCCGCCCGGCCTGTGCCTCAAGCAGTCTAGCTCAGGCTCAGCAGCTAGGACCTACTCGCAGCAGCAGCTAACCAACTGCCCCATCTCCCTATAAATTAGGGATCCCCTTCCATTTCTGCTTCCCATCGCCACACTTCAGCTCAGACTCAGAGTCACCCAGCGTTCGGCTAGCTACTGAGCTCGAGCGTATTCGGATCGTGCACAGCCGCCTGTCGCGCTCAGGTCGTTCTTTGGTGCTCTCGATCGTCGCCTCGGTCACCGGCCGCTTCGAGATTCCGGCCATCTTCGCCGCATTATATATCTCTCGCTCGCTCCGACGACGAGGATGTCGAGCAGGAGGTCCCGCGCGTCGGTCTCGGAGGAGGAGATCAACGAGCTCATCTCGAGGCTCCAGACGCTGCTCCccagcgcgcgccgccgtggcggcaGCCAGGTACGCTCGCACATCCAAAGCAACAAGAGATGATCATAAGCGCAGAGACAGGCATGCATGTTCATGCACAGTAGACAGTCACAAGCTAAGCTCAAACATACACAGTACTGACTACATACTGAGCACTGATCAACACTGAAACCGACACGCACGCATAAAAGCTAGCCACAAACTGTAGCGCCACCGCTTGCAAGTACGACGACGCGGACGGTGCGGTGCGCGTACGCATATTTTGCTTGATCGCATGCCAGTCTAGCTCCAGGTCAAGGTCTTCGTCGTCGTCTGATGTGTAACTGATCGAAATGCGTGTGTGCGCTGCAGGCGTCGACGACGAAGCTGCTCAAGGAGACGTGCAGCTACATCAAGAGCCTGCACCGGGAGGTGGACGACCTGAGCGACCGCCTGTCCGACCTCATGGCCACCATGGACCACAACAGCCCAGGCGCCGAGATCATCCGCAGCCTCCTCCGCtagcgatcgatcgatcgagctgacggccacggccggcggccatggcgatgGATCCATCGCCATCTCGCCATGGACGACGGCCTCGGCCTAGCTTAGCGCTAGCTCTCAGCGAAGCTGATTAATTAAGGACGACGAGATCTGGTTTAATTGGTAGTAGGAGTTTGAGTACTTTGGTAGGGCATTAGCCATTAGCTAGGGCCACCTAAGTATGGTTCTTTATACTTTCtcccttccatttcgccgctcTTTGTTGCTTGTTTTTGCTAGTAGCAGCCTCTCCTCCATTTGTTTGTACTCTTC
Above is a genomic segment from Setaria viridis chromosome 4, Setaria_viridis_v4.0, whole genome shotgun sequence containing:
- the LOC117851855 gene encoding transcription factor ILI4, whose protein sequence is MSSRRSRASVSEEEINELISRLQTLLPSARRRGGSQASTTKLLKETCSYIKSLHREVDDLSDRLSDLMATMDHNSPGAEIIRSLLR